The genomic segment ATCCGCGAGTTTCCCTGGCTCGGCGATGTGCCGATCCTAGGGGCGCTGTTTCGCTCCTCAGATTTTCAAAAACGTGAAACCGAGCTGGTCATTATTGTCACGCCCTACATCGTGCGGCCGGCATCGAACCCAAACAAGATGAGTGCGCCGACGGACCGCATCTCACCTCCTTCAGACGCGGGGCGCATTTTGACGAACACGGTGGCCCGGCCGCCGCGGGACCGCGATGCGCCTCGCACCAGCGCACCAGGATTGACCGGCAGCGCCGGCTTTATCATCGAATGAGGATCGTCAATGACCTTACGACATTTGTGTCACTTGATCGTTATTGGGACAACATTGGGCGGCTGCGCAAATAGTGCCTCGATCCATCTCGGGCCGGCTGAACAAGCAATACAAGTCGAGCAGAAGAAACGTATCTTGTTCCTGCAGAGCCTACGTGGCTCCGAAAAGCATCAGCTGCGGAGCTTTATCGCGAACGTCAGCGGCGGCCGGCGGGATGCACTCCATGTGGATGTCACCGGCTCACCCAGGCTCATTGCCCAAGTGGCGCACGAGGCCCGCGCCATGGGCGTTGCTCCTTATAACATCCGCCTGTCCGCTTCCCCCGTCGATTTGCCGCCCCGTTCCGGCGTGAGGATCGAGGCGATCACCTTTGATGCCCATCCTCCGATCTGTCCGTCGCTTTTGATCGTCGGACCAGCCGTGAACGACAATTCGTTCGAACCCACGCTTGGTTGCTCGACCAAGAACAATCTGGCAGTTATGGTAAACGATCCGCTCGACCTGCTGGATAATCGATCTGTGATCACAAGTAATGGCGATCGCGCCGCCATTCCTCTGGCCAACTACGGTACCTTCCCCCCGCGTAACAAGAGCAACGGAGAAGAGGGACCAGGTACGGCAGCCCCGAACGCGGCGGGAACGACAGCACCGAATGTACAGCCGCTCCGATAGCAGTTTTTGGCGAATGTCTGGAAATCAACACCGCTGCCCTCCATGTGGCCAGCAAGGAGAGACGAGTCGATCGTGACGCGCAAAGCCGCGCTATGGTTTGGGAGTGGTGACGATCAAGCGCAACGTGCCGCACGGCTCAGATCGAGAACGGATGGTGGATCTTGTTCACCCGCACCAATGGATCTCGTCCGGAAATTCCACGTCCCGTGCGCGTGCTCAAGAAGGTCGCCATCACCACCCTGAGCGCTTCGACAGTGAAAGCGTGACCGGACCCGCTTATGCGAGATCGACGCCGGAAGAGAGAGTTTGGGGTCTATGGGCGTGTCCAAGAGGGTGACTTAGGCGTGGCGACCACCGGTCGTTTGACCCCGCGGCGTTATGGCTAGGGAGCGCCCATTTCTAGCTCCATTTCAGTAACCCGCTCGGCAGCTGGTTTGCATCATCGTCGTCCCATCCGATCGATGGAATGTCCCGTTACGCGAGTATCACAGTTGCCGCCCCCTTGAACGCTGTGTAAGGGGCACACAGGATTAAACGAACAAGAGCATGGTTTGTCCTGGGTGCCTGAATTCGCGCGGCTTCACAAGCTAGCGTTGCCTCTCAATAGAACGCCCCGTCCATCAGCAGTCAAAAGCGCTCGGGCTCTGGCTTCATGGATCAATAGCCGTCGGCAATCCCTGAGCTAATCTGCCGCCCAGCATATCGGAGCGGGTGTTGAAACCGAACATGGACCGAGGTGGTATACGAATGACTTCGTTTCGCTTCTATTCTCGCAGCAGGCGACCACCAACCAGAGATGGCGAGCTTTATTGAAAGCGCGCGTTTCTGGGAATGCTTGTCAGGAACGCGCAAGAGTGCGCTCAATTCTGGTGCCGCCTATACCGATATCTCGTTGGTTCAAGGAGCGAGCGACCCGTCGCCGCCTCGCGCCCGACCTCCGACTAATAGAAAGCCCCCGGGTGGCCCGGTCCTCACGATCATCGCGCTGTAAAGGGACCGAGATCTGAAGATCAAGACGGTAGCGAACGTCTGTGGCGCACACCACCATTGCAGCTCAACACTTCAGTTGAAGACGCTGTTTTTCATCCGGCGCTTTCTTTGCCCGCTCGAGCGATGCTACAGCGCACGCCCGCCGTATTCCCCTTTCATTCTACCTTTCCGCCTGGCCACGTCAGATTTTGGAAAGCTAACGTGAGTAGCGGAGTAACGAGAGAACGATGCCAGCGGACTGACCATGGACCGATTCAACACGATCAACCCAGCCGATAAAGAGTTCACTGCGTCAGACGCGACCGTGGAACAGCCGGAGCAGCCGAATGCGGCGTTTGAGCAGCACCTGGCAGGCGTGCGAGAAGCGGGCCCCGTATATCCTCACGCGGCGCTATATGATGTCACTCAGGAAGACGATCGCCTCATCCAAGCGGCGTCGGCCGCGGCTCTCGATCGAGGGCAGCCGCCGAGTAAAACCACCGTCGAAATTTATGATCGTCGGCTTCGCAACTTGGCGGACGCACTGAAGAAGTCTGGCAAATCAATTTCTGGGCTGGATGACGATACGTTGACCCGCTACGCTGAGAAGCTGCTGCCAGGCGATAAGATCATCGCCCCAGCATTGTCAATGGTCAGTCGGTATCGCGAGCCCGACGCCAACGCTGGCCCTCTCTCAACACATTATCGTCCTTCCAGGAAAGATGAGAATCTCATCAGGGACGCTGCCGAGGCACGCTTTGGTCGACGGATCGGCAAGAGTAGAGCCGAGGGCTATGCGAGCGCTCTGCGGAGGTTGGCGGCAGCGCTCCGCCCCCTGTCCATTGCCGAGCTCAATGATGATATCCTGCTTGGCCACGCGCACAAATTGTTTCCGAATGACAAGGCCCTCATCACCGCCTTGAACGCCTTTCGCGACTATCGCGCGATCAGGCAGAACAATTTGGGCGGGGAAGGAGGCAGTTCGCGCAAGGTCACTCAGCCGTCCGCTTCCTCGCCCATGCGGCCGGCCGATGAGCAGCCGACAGTAAACGTTGCGGAGGGGCGCGGCTCATTGCCGCCCGGGTTCAATGCTCCGCAGGTCTGGCATGGAGTGGGGTTAGCCCATTCTCCTGTACAAAGTGTCGTCCAGGATGTGCTTTTCGATGCCGCGGATGGCGAGCACCTCTTGCCCGCGACAATGCTTGGGCCAACGGTCAGTTCAATGCCCCAATCGCCGGTGCAAAGTGTCGCTCAGGAAGCCCTTTTCGATGCCGCGGACCGCGAGAAGCTCTTGTCGGGGGCGACCTCCGATGCACCGGTGTCTTGGCCAAGGATGAGTTCCACTATCCACTCGCCGGTGCAAAGTGTCCCTCAGGACGCGCTTTTCGATGCCGCGGTCCGCGAGAACCTCATGCCGTCGCCGACCTTCGATGCACTGGTGCCTTGGCCAACAATCAGTTCAGCCATCCACTCGCCGGTGCAAAGTGTCCCTCAGGAGGCGCTTTTCGATGCCGCGGATCGCGAGAACCTCATGCCGGCGCCGACCTTCGATGCACTGGTGCCTTGGCCAACGATGAGTTCAACCATCCCCTCGCCGGTGCAAAGTGTCCCTCAGGACGCGCTTTTCGATGCCGCGGATCGCGAGAACCTCATGCCGGCGCCAACCTTCGATGCACTGCTGCCTTGGCCAACGATGAGTTCAACCGTCCCCTCGCCGGTGCAAAGTGTTGCTCAGGAAGAGCTTTTCGATGCCGCCACTTGGCAGGCGAGCTCGAGGGAGCCGAATTCCGCCTCTGAAGACCACTTTCGGCAGATGATGAACGAAGGCGCTGGGGCCCAGACCACGCTTGAGCAGACGTTCGTGGCAGCTGGCGAGCCCTTTGATGCGTCTTTGAGCGTCCCCGAAGATTTCTCCCATGGGACTCAGGCCGCGCCGAATATGATGCACAGGCTTCGCCGCTGGGGCCTCTTGCCGGATGCAGCACAGCGGGTAAAGGCCTACGATATTCGAGGTGAACGCTATATGGCCGTCTTGGGACCGGGAGGACTTAATGATGTTCAGCTCGTCCATCTGCGGTCGCCCGCTGTCGGTGATACGTTCGATGTTTCGTTCGCCGTTCCCAAGAATTTTTCCCATCGCACCCAGCTGGCCCCCGACATGATGCTGACCACCTTGGGCCAGTGGGACTTCTTGCCTGTTGCGGAACATCCAATCATGAACTTTGAGATCGGCGGCGAACGCTACACGGCCATATTGGGACCGGCAGGGCCCAAGGACGTTCAGCTCATTCATCACCCTCGGCCCGCTTTGCCGGGCGAAGCTACGCCTGCGGCACCGAGGACTCGCTCAGATATCTACGGCGGTCTGGCGCCAGGCCTTGATTCGGCGGCTCCCTTCGAATGGAGCGGGGACGCTCCCTCGGTGCTGGCGCCGAACCTTCCTCTGTCGTCTGCCGCACCTGCATCAGGCCATCAGCCAGTCCCGCAAGCGCCTGAACTGGGAGAGTTCTTGAGCGACGGATGGACGCACGCCTCCCAAGAGGCTTCGCCTGCCGTGATCGACACACTGCAGAGTCTAGGCCTTCTGCCGAGCCGGGACGTCCCAATGACCGCTTTTTTTATCCACGGTCAGCTCTACACGGCAGAAAGCCTACCGGGAGGCCGCGTTCTTCTCTTCCATCAGCCACAATTTGGCTGAATGAGGGGCTCCTCGGCACCTCGGACAGCTCCTCCTTCCTGAGATCTTAGATGGACGCTTCAACGATGCCGGGCGATGAGCCAATCCGACCTTTCCAGTGCCACCATGATCTCAAGCAGCTATCAATCAAGTAAGCATTCGGCAGCACGGCGCTCTGCAGAGCAAGTGGTCGAGGAGCTCGGCCATTTGGCTTTGCCCTCACAGATCCGGCCAGGCGGCTTTCCCGCACCCGGCTCTTCCCGAGGGTAACCCGCGTCATATCCGCGCCTGCGCCCATGTGCGAGTGATGCGTGGAGTTGGCAGGCGGAAGCGTGCCGTCAGGGTCTCGAACTCCGGCCAGCCCATGCGCCGACTTTTCTGGCTACGCGGTCTCAGACAACATCCAGGTCGGACGCACTTCGCGGTGGAAGCCGTCGAGCGCTGGACAATTGTGCGGCCTGCCATAATAGCCATAGTGTGCGCGCAGAACGGCGGCGAGCCACTCGTGCTGCGTTGCCAGTGGCGCGTGCATGAGCGCTAGGCCTCCTGGCGCAACGCCGTTAGCTTGCGCGTCAGGCGTTTCCCTTCCGTCTTTGCTTCACGATGAACCGGCCATCTCGGTTCCGCCCACAGTAATGGGTAAAGCCGAGGAAGGCGAAGGTCTCTGGCCGCCGCTCGCCGCCGCTGACGCGAGAGGGCCGCGGAACCGGCCAAACTCGATCAGCCGCGTCTTGACCTCATGAAGCATCAGGCCGAAGCCGGCCAGCCCCGCCTTGAGGGCAAAGAGAGCATTTCCCGCGCATCTGCCTTGTTCTCGAAGCCCATGACGAAGTCGTGCGCGTAACGCACGATCACGATAAGACCGCGTGCGTGGCGATGACGCCATTTCTGGCTCCAGAGATCGGGGATTTAGTGCAGGAAGATGTTGGTAAAGAGCGGGCTGATGCCCGCCGCTTGCGGCGTGCCCCTGTCCGTCTCTTGCTTCTCGCCGCTCTAAAGAACGCGGCTCGCAGCCACAGCCCGATGAGCTGCAAGATGCGAGGATCGGCGATCCTGTGCGCCCCCATCCGCAACAGCCACTCGTGGTCGACCGAGTCGAAGCAGCTGGGTATGTCGGCATCGAGCACCCAGTTCACGTGCTGGTTCGTGATCACCGTATGCACAGCATCAAGCGCCATGTGAGGATTCAGCCCCGGCCGGAAGCAGGCTCCCCTCGGGCTGGTCCCTTCCCTCGATGCGTCCCCTACCTTCGACGACTTCACAGGTAGTATGGACCAGTCCGACTCCCGACCTCAGCTCGAACAACGGCTCTGGCACTGCCTTTGCCGCTGTCCCCGCTCGTAGGTCCCAAGGTAGTCACTTCGAGATTACAGCCCAATGATTGACGTCGAAGTTTTGTCCGCCTGGGGACGAGGTTATCTCAACGCCGTATTGGACGCTGCCGACGATTATGTCGCCGAAGTATCCTTTCGACTTTATCCATTGCAGGATACTCTTGATATCCACAGTCTCGCTGTTGGTTTTGGAGCTGCGCAGAAACGAAATAACCTTGTGTTTGTTCCAGCCTTCAAACACGTTCCAAGTGGCTCCCCCCACATTCACGCCTGTGTAGACTGGAATCGCGGCGGTCCCTGAAGAGTTATACTTGTAAGAAATGGGCTTAACATCACCGCTTCCGTCGGGATTTCCGGTGTAGTTGGTCCAAAGCATTATCTCATAGGCATTTGAGCTATCCCAGATATCGTAGGCGAAGTTCCAACGGCCGCCAGTCGGGACGCTCTGGTTAAAGCTTGACCTGAGGTCGTTGATCGCGCTCAGCGGTTTCCCGACATTGAAAGCTCCGTGGGGATAGCTCTTAATGCCATCAGTATCAGGTTGATTCGACCGCACGCTCCATTGATTGATCGAATACACTGAGATCGTCTGAGGCCCAACACCTTGACCATATACGTCGTTGTTCCAGGAATAACCATCAAGGGAAAAAGTACCATACTGATCGCTCGAACTCCAGATCGGCGCTTTTGCGGATGCTGGGAATAGCGCAATCATTGTCGCCAAAGGAAGCGCAAGTACGTTAAGCGTCGACAATGCAGACATTCTAATCTCCACCTCAGATCTGCCCTCCAGCGAACGAGCAGCAAGCAAAAGTGAGGCCAGTCAGAGAACGGCGAATCTTCTTCCTTGTCTTGATGACGTACGGAGCGCCTCGCACCTGCTGCATGCCCTCGGGTCGAGCCACTCGGCCAGATCGTCCGCCACGCAATTCGAACCATTGTCACTGAGCAGCCTTGGCCCGGTGCGATGCTCACGCGCTGGCCCGCCGAGCCACCACAGCGCGTTCTGCAGACCCTCGGCCAAGGCGACGAAGCTATAGCCCCAAGACTGGTGGTCGCTTCACGTGGCTCGGGCATCAGCTTCGGATCGCAGGCAGCGCGGGCACGACTCGCCGTCTTAGCTGACTTCAATCGGAAGCCAGTTCAGTTTCTGCGGAGAAAAATCTCGTGTTCCGAGTCCGGCGGCCCGATACTGGCTGTGTAGTTCACGTCCCCGAGAGCGAGACTTTTCTTTGGCTCAGACACGGATGGCAGAAGCTTGTGCAAACCCATTCGCAACTTGAGTTCTTCCGGCGCCCACTGATCTCCGTGCTGAAAGCTCGGTGGCACATAAAGAGACAAACTTGGCAACGGCTGGTTGCGCCGCACTTGGGCGCATAAGTCGAAGATGTTGAGTTGAAGCCGTCATGTCCACCCTCCGAACGCTTAAAACCACTAAAGCTGACTGCAGAAGGTCAGCGACAGGAAGCAGCGCGGGGGCGGCCTGGCGCCTACCGACTTGGGAG from the Bradyrhizobium sp. WBAH42 genome contains:
- a CDS encoding CpaD family pilus assembly lipoprotein encodes the protein MTLRHLCHLIVIGTTLGGCANSASIHLGPAEQAIQVEQKKRILFLQSLRGSEKHQLRSFIANVSGGRRDALHVDVTGSPRLIAQVAHEARAMGVAPYNIRLSASPVDLPPRSGVRIEAITFDAHPPICPSLLIVGPAVNDNSFEPTLGCSTKNNLAVMVNDPLDLLDNRSVITSNGDRAAIPLANYGTFPPRNKSNGEEGPGTAAPNAAGTTAPNVQPLR
- a CDS encoding glycosyl hydrolase — its product is MSALSTLNVLALPLATMIALFPASAKAPIWSSSDQYGTFSLDGYSWNNDVYGQGVGPQTISVYSINQWSVRSNQPDTDGIKSYPHGAFNVGKPLSAINDLRSSFNQSVPTGGRWNFAYDIWDSSNAYEIMLWTNYTGNPDGSGDVKPISYKYNSSGTAAIPVYTGVNVGGATWNVFEGWNKHKVISFLRSSKTNSETVDIKSILQWIKSKGYFGDIIVGSVQYGVEITSSPGGQNFDVNHWAVISK